The nucleotide window CCAGCCGCTGACCTTCCACTACCGCGCCCGCTTCCTCGGCCACCGCCGGCTCTACGAGGCGCCCGCCCGGATGGGCTACCCGACCCGCGCCGAGGCCGAGCTGAACGCCTGGCCGCAGCCGTTCGCCTGATGTCAGGAGCTTGTATGTACCACCTGATCGTCACCCCCGTCGGCCCGTTCGGGTACGCGGTCGCCGAGCGCCTGCGCGACCTGTGCCACGACATCGAGGTCGCCGGTGCCCCCGCCGGATCCGTCGCGCCGCCGCCGGTGCCGGACCCGGAGCGCCCGTCCGGGCCGCGGCTGAACCTGCTCGTGGCCTGGCGGCGGGTGCCGCTGATGGAGCGGGAGTTCGACGAGGAGTCGTTCCGGTCCGGCCAGCCGTGGCTGCCGGTCGTCCTGGACCATCCGGTGCTGGAGATAGGCCCGGTGGTGGTGCCCGGAGCCGGCGCCTGCCACGGCTGCTACCTGCGCCGGCGCACCCAGCACGACCCGGCCCGCGCGGTGCGCGCGGCCGTCGAGAACCACTACGACTCCGACGCCGTCGCCGGCCCGGCCGGATACCTGCCCTCGACCGCGCTGTTCGCCGCCGCCGCGGCGGCCGACGTGGTCGACCGGCTGCGGAACTCGCCCGAGGACGAGGCCGGCCGGGTGCGCCAGATCGACGTGCCGACCCAGCAGGTGCGCTCCGGCCGGGTGGTCGGCGTGCACGGCTGCCCGCGGTGCGGCCTGGGCCGCCCCGAGGCCACCCGCTCGTACGAGCGCCTTCCGGAGCTGTTGAGCGGAGTGTGGAAATGATCGGTACCGAGGAGGCCACCCGGCACGAGGGCCGGATGAGCGCCGCGACGATGGCGCACGTCGTCGCCGCCGACCCCCAGTTCCAGGTGCCGGTGCGGCCCTGCCTGGTGCCCGGCCTGGTGCGCGTAGCGCTGGACGACGGAATGGCGTTCGTCGGCAGCGGCAACCGGCAGTCGGCGCTGCGCGGGCGGACCGCGACCACGCTCATACCGCGGCTGCTGCCGGCGCTCGACGGCACCCGCACCGTCGAGGAGCTGGCCGCGCTGCACACCGACGTGAGCGAGCGCACCATCCGCGCCTGCGTGTCCCTGCTGTACATCAGCGGGCTGCTCCAGGACGGCCCGGCCGGCGCGGAGGTCGGGCTGATCCCGAACGAGGTCGTCGGCTACCTGGGCCGGAACCTGGACACGACGCGGGTCAACCGCAACCGCAACGAGGCGTGCGAGCGGCTCGCGCAGGCCCGGGTGCTGATCGCCGGACCCGAGTCCCTCACCGGCCGGCTGCGCGCCGAGCTGACCGCGTCGGGCGTCGACGCACACCCGTGGACCGGTCCGGCCGAGAGCATCGGCGCCGGCGACCTCGTGGTCGCCGTCGACGACGGGGACGCCGCCGCGCTGGCGGAGCTGGACGACGCCTGTCGCCGCGCCGGTGTCGCCTGGCTGCGCACCGCGGCGGGTGAGCGCACGGTCGAGGTGGGCCCGCTGTTCGACGCCCGGCACACCGGCTGCTACGCGTGCTTCGCCGCGGAGCGGCCCGGTCCGGCGGGCGTTCCGTCGCCGGCCCGCGCCGCCGCCTGGGCGGCGCTGATCGGCACCGAGATCGTGCACCTGCTGTCCCGGGTCGGCGTGACCTCGTCGATGTCCGGCGCCGTCGTGTTCGATCTCGGCGACTGGACACAGTCGATGGTCGGCGCCTACCGCCGGCCCGGCTGCCTGCTCTGCCTGCCGACCCGGGCGCCGGCGGACGGCCCGGCCCTGGCGTACGTGTACGAGCAGTCGGTGGCGTTCCCGCCGCACGAATGGCTCAACCCCAAGGACCATCAGGTGCACTACCGGCCGGCGAACGCGGCCCTTCAGCGGTACAACAAGGAGTACCAGGGCGCGCCGCGCGTCGCACTCAACGGCGGGCGGCCGGGAACCGCGCCCGGCCTGACCACCACGGACCTGTCGGCGCTGCTGCTGCGCACCGCCGGACTGCGCGAGGGCGGTCCGGCGGCCGAACCCGGCCAGGTGGACCGGTGGGCGCCGACCGGCGGGAACCTGGGCTCGGTGCAGGCGTACCTGCTCGCGCTCGACGTGGCCGGGCTCGAGCCCGGCTGGTACTTCTACCAGCGCGGCGACCACAGCCTGGCGCGGATCCGCGCCCGGCGCCCGGACGACGGCGAGGCCGCCGCGGTCTGCCCGGAGCTCGCGGGGGAGCGCCCCGCGGCCCTGGTCGTGCTCACCGGCGCGCTCGGCGTGGTCGCGGCGAAGTACCACGACTTCTCCTACCGGCTCCTCTGCCTGGACGCCGGGGTGGCGCTCGCCCAGCTCTCCGCCCTCGCGCCGGGGTACGGCATGTCGGCGCGGATCGCCGACCGGTGGGACGACCTGGCCCTTGCCGCGGCCCTGCGCCTGGAGGACGGCGTCGAACCGGTCACCGCGGTGGTCGCGATCAACCGGAGGAACGACGATGACACAGAGCGTTGAGACACCCGTCGTGCCCGGGCTGCTCGAACGGCTGCTGGCCGACACCCGGCTGGACGCCGCGGCGTCCGCCCGGCCCCGGCACCCGGTGCCGGCGGAGCTGCGCCGGGCGCCGCAGGACGGGCCGCTCACCGAGCTGCCGCCGCCGGCCGCACCGCGCGCGGCCCTGGACGACGTGCTCCTGGAGCGCACCGCGGTCCGCGACTACGCGCAGACCCCGCTGTCCGCGGCGGACCTGTCCGCCGTCCTGTCCGCCGCCGATCGGATGGACGCCGGCGGGTGGCCGGCGGAGCGGGCCGCCGGGGTCGACCTGGAGCTGTACTGCGCGTCCTGGCGGGTCACCGGCGTGGACACCGGGCTGTACCGGTACCTGCCCGGGCGGTCGGCGCTGTGCCGGGTGGCGAGCCTGCCGGACGGTCCGCAGGCCGAGGAGCTCGTCATCCAGCGGGAGTTCGCGCGGGCGGCCGCCCTCGTCGTCATCACCGGCAACCTGGCCGCTGCGCTCGCCCGCAACGGCAGCCACGGCCACCGGCTGCTGCTCACCCGGGCCGGCGCCGCCGGCCACGCCGCGTGGCTCGCCGCGCTGCGCCACGACCTCGTCGGCACGGTCTTCGCGGGCCTTCTGCCGCACGTCCTCCGGGAACGCGCGGCCGCCGACGGATATCACCGGGCCGCGCTGTTCGCGTTCGCCGTCGGTCGCCCACCGGCACGAACCTGACAGCACGCCACCAGTCTGGGGTCCGCGCTCACGACGCGACGGGCCTCGGCCGGTCGGCCCATCGGCCGATCGGAACTGCATGTAAACGACACATCAAAGGAGTGAGTCGCATGCACACAGAACTGACCGGGCCTGAGGCAATCGAGGAACTGGACCTATGGCTCGAGGACGACCTGACGGCTGAACAGCTGCCGACCGTCGTCAGCGCTTCGCTGCTCGGTAGCGGCGGCTGCGGTGGCTGTGGCGGATGCCGCGGATGCCGCGGCTGTGGCGGTGGCTGTGGCGGTTGCCGTGGCTGCCGCGGTTGCCGCGGTTGCCGTGGATGCCGCGGTTGCGGCGGTTGCGGTGGCGGTGGCTGTGGCGGCTGCGGCGGCGGTTGCGGCGGCTGCAAGTAGGGCTGATCAGGGCCGGGGGCGTGCCGAAAGGCGCGTCCCCGGTCCGTCGTACCTCCCCCTGAGGAAAGGAAACGAAGTCGCCGATGTCCGCGGAATCCATGACGGAGGCCGTGCCGGCCTGGCTCGACCAGCCCGTGGAACTGGCGCCGGAGGTCACCCTCGTCGACGGCGCCAACGGCCATTCCATGCTGTTCAACGCCGAGACCGGCATCTACGTGCGGCTGAGCCGGACCGGCGCCCGCGTGGTGCCGCTGCTGGACGGCTCCCGGACCGGCGCGGCGCTGCTGGAGGCCGCGCGCCGCTCGCGCGGCCCGGACGGCGTGCGCGACCGCGCGCCGGCCCTGCTGACCTTCCTCAACGACCTGCGGGCGGCGGGTGTCCTGATGGAGCCGCCCGAGCCGCTGCGCGGCAGCCAGCTGCTGGTGGCCCGGGCCATCGCCATGACGCCGAAGGTGCGGATCCCGGTGCGGCAGCTGAACCGGATGCTGCGGCCGCCGGCCATGGTGCTCGCCCGCTTCCCCCGGACCGCCACCGTCGCCGGGGTGTTGCTCGCCGTCGCCGCGCTGACCGCCGTCGTCCTCGCGATGACGCTGCCGGCGCCGTTCGTCTACACGGGCCCGCCGTGGGTGCTGATCGTCGTCGTGCTGCTGGTCCAGGCCACCGTGCACGAGATGGGCCACGCCACGGTGTGCCTGACCCTGGGCGTGCCGGTGCGCGAGGCCGGCATCAAGCTGCTCTTCCTGCTCATCCCGATGACCTATGTGGACCGCACGGACGCGTACCGGCTCAAGTCGCGCTTCTCACGCTCCGCCGTCGCGCTGGTCGGGCCGCTGATCGACGTGACCGCCATGGGGCTGACGGCCCTGCTGATCATTCTGGACCCGGTGCAGTTCGCCGAACTGCGCTGGCTGCTCGGCTTTCAGCTGTTCCTGATCGTCACCAACCTCAATCCGCTGCTGCCGGTCAGCGACGGGCACCACGCGATGGAGGCGGCCCTCGGCGAGCTGAACCTGCGCGGCCGCGCCTTCACCTACCTGGGACACATCCTGTTCCGGCTACCGCTGCCGGGTGTGCACCAGACGATGTCGGTGACCCGCCGCGGCATGTACCTGGCCTTCGGCGCCATCAGCGGCGGCTACCTGCTCTTCGTGTGCACGATGATCGCCATCAACTACTGGAAGCTGTACGTCATGGCCACCAACTGACCGGGCCCGTCCAGCAGCGCGTCGTGCAGGTCGATCACCATCAGCCCGGCGCGGGTGCCGACCGCGAGGCCCCGGCCGTCCACCCGCGCCAGGTCGGTGACGGGCGCGCCGACGTCGATGCGCCGTACCTGTACGCCGTCGCGCCGCCACAGCCGCAGCGCGCCACCGCCGTCGCCGGTGACCAGGTAGGTGTCGCCGCCGACCGCGACCAGCTCGGTGGCGGCCGCGACGCCGATGTGCGGGCGGAACACCACGACGCCGTCCGGCTCGTGCGGGTCCCAGAGCCGCACCTCGCCGTACCCGTTCGCGGCGATCAGCACGAGGCGCTCGCCGACCGCGCCGACCGCCAGCCGCACCACCTCGGACCCGAAGTTGTTGTGGCTCCTGCCCGTGGTCATCGGCAACGGCCCGCCGATCGGCGCGCCCGTGGCGACGTCCCACGCCGAGACCTGCGGAGTCTCCAGGAACCCGTTCGACTCGTACGCGACGACGAGCCGGCCGCCGTGGCCGCCCAGCGCGATCGGGCCCGGCTGCCCGTTCCCGGCGACGGGGCCGACCGGCCGGCCGTCCCGAAGGTCGAAGACCTCGACGCCGAGTCCGTCGCCCTCGACGCTGTCATCGTGGCCCAGGTGGCCGATGGCGACGACGGGACGGCCGGCGGGCGCGCCGACCGCGTACCGGATCGGGATCGGGTCGCCGCGCCAGTCGGCGCGCCGCAGCCACCGCCAGCGTTGTTCCAGCGCGGGCGGGCGGGCGACGGCGACGCCGGCCTCGTCGGCGACCACGACGGCCGGCGGCCCGCCGCCGGGTACCGGGCAGATCTCGCCGGGCCGGGGAATGCCCATGGCGGGCCGCGGCACGCCGTCGGCCAGCGCGTAGCTCTCCAGCGTCGCGGTGCCGTCGGCGAGCAGCCGCTCGGCCGCGAGGGCGTCGCGGGCCCGGGCCACCCGGAGTACCCGGCCCGTCGCGGCGGTGTCCCCGGCCGGATCGCCGCCGGAGTCGGCGTCCCACACCCGCAGCTTGCCGTCCATCCCGCCGGTGACCACGACGGTCCGCTCGCCGACCCGCGCGACCGCCATGGCGGCGACGGATCCGCCGTCGTTGCGCAGCGTCTGCTGCCGCACCGGGCCGGTACCCACGTCGAAGAGCATGAATCCGGTGGATTCCGTCGCGAGCGCGACGGTGAAACCGTCCGGGGTGTCCCCGGCCGCGACGATCGGCCATCCGTGCTGCTTCCCGAAGCCGGTGGCCCACACGAGTTCACCGTCGCGCAGCCGCCACGCCTTCAGGTCGGTCGCCAGGTCCCAGTCGGTGAACGCGGCCACGATCACCGGTTCGCCGCCGAGGTGCACGAACGCCGCGAACTCCACGTCGTCGCCGCCCCGGTAGGGCCGGCAGGCCCTGGATTCGAGGAGCCGACCGTCCCGCAGGTCGACGACGTCGATGACGAACCTGTCGCCGGCGATCCGGAGGTGCACGACGACCGGGCACCCGTCGAGACTCCCGATCACCTGCCGCGTCGAGTCCGGCCGGAACTCGCTCGCCGGTAGCTCGATCTCGCTCAGGTCGCCGCCGAGGTGCCCGACCGAGACGGCGCCCGAGCTGCCCTGCGTGACGACCAGGGCGCCGACGGCCGCGACCGGCTTTCCGGGCATGACGTGCGTACCCAGGCGGCGTCCTGAGTCGAGGCTCCAGACGCTCGCCTCCATGGTGCGGTTCGACCAGGGCCCGCCGACGATGGCGACGAGCTCGCCGTCGAGCTCCGTGACGGGGAACTTGAACAGGCTCGCGCCCGTCGGCACCGGCGAACCCGCCTCGCCGTTGGTCAGGTCCCAGCACCGCAGTTCGCCGGCCTCGTCGCCGCAGACCGCCGTCGGCCGGCCGTCGCGCTCGACAACGACCACGTCGCGGATCGCGCCCGCGTGCGCGCCGACGACCGAGCCGGCGGCCCGGTTCCACGACGACCACCGCACCGACCAGGGCCGGGCCGGCGCGGGAAGCCGGCGCAGCCCGGCGGCCATCTCGACGGCACCGACCTGGTCGGCCGTCATCTCGAGATACGCCAGCCGCTCCGGCGCCGGCAGCCCGCGCAGCCGGCCGAGGTCGGCGCGGACCAGCGCGTGGATCGCCCCGTTGCCCGAGTCGTACCGCGCGGTCGCCGCCGCGAGGACCTCGGGTTCGACCGCGACCAGGAACGTCGGCTGGCTGATCAACTCCGTCAGCCGCCCCACCCGGCTCGCGTTGATCGCCAGCGCGCGGGTCGCGTACGCGGGGGTGCCCGGCGCCAGCCAGTCGCCGTCGTGCTGCCGGCGGTACCAGTCCACGATGGCGTCGTCGGCCTCGTCGCGGTAGACCGGGTACGTGGTCTCGCCGGCCAGGAACGTCGTGAACGACCGGTGGTAGACGTACCACCGGCCGTCGGCGGTGGCCAGCAGGTACGCCCGCAGCCGCAGCAGCGCGTCGTCCACCCGGGAGCCCGCGAGCCCGGTGATCCCGGCGATCTCCGCGGCGGTGAAGCCCTCCTCCTGCGCCGCCGAGAGCACGCCGAGCACCGGCCGGTACCGCTCCTCCCACGCCTCGTCGGCCCGGGTGAGCTCGCGCGTCAGGAACTCGCGGTACTGCGCGTCCAGCCCCTGCGGAAGGTCGGCGATCTCGCGGTCGCCGAGGTCGGCGAGCGCGTAGTGGACGTAGAGGAAGTTCGCCCCGCCGGAGGCGGCCAGCCGCGCCGCGTCCCGGCCGGCGCGGGCGCCGCCGTACAGCCGCTCGAGCTCGCGCCGGGCGTACGCGGTCACGTCCGCCAGGTCGGTCGAGGAGTCGAAGACGACGTCGGGTTGCCCGAGGCGGCGCTCCACCCGGCCGTCGGGGCGCGAGGTCAGCACGAAGCGCACCTGCTCGGGCAGCTCGCAGTCCGGCCCCGAGATCGCGTCGACGAAGCCGAGCAGGGCGTCGCCGAGGGGCGCCGAGACGGCCTCGTCCAGGCCGTCGAAGACCAGCACGACCGCCGCCGGCAGGGTGTCGGCCGCCAGCATGGCGGCCAGCGGCTTACGGACCCACCGGTCGAAGCCGTCGATCGCGGCGGCTAGACCGTCGCCGAGGTGGACGTGGACGCTCACGCCCGACACGCTCGCGTAGGCGCCGACCGACCCGCCCACCTCGACCGCCCCCGAGACCTCCGGCAGCGCCGGCTCCTGTTCCGCCGCGTCCCGCAGCGCCGCGCCGAAGCCGTCGACGTGCCGGGCGAGGTGATCGACCATCCGCTCGACAACCCGGCCGGCGGTGAGCGTGCTGTCCCTGCGCGCCTGGAAGAAGTGCCACGCGCCGAGCACCGGGTCCGCGGCCGGATCCCGGTGCCAGTCGGTGATCAGCCGGCCGCAGAACAGGGACTTCCCGGTGCCCGGCAGGCCCATGACCACGAGCCGGCGGCCGCCCGAGGCCAACCAGGTGCCGACCGTGCGGAAGATCCCCTCGCGGCCCACGAACTCCGGCAGGCCCCGGACGACCTCCTCCGGGAGGTCCGGCGCCGCGTCCCCGTCGCGCATCAGGACCGGTCTCGCCGCTCGCCGTCGTCCGCGCCCCGGCCCAGCCGCACGCCCGCCACGTCGCCGCCGGCGCCCACGTCACCCACGCTGACCACGCCGTCTATCCCGCCGGGCGGCACCACCTCTGCGATCACGCCGCTGACCCGCCCGTCGACGGTTCTGCCGTCCACGAAGCCGCGTACCCCCGCGGCCCGCTCGCCGGGCTCCCCGGCCTCCGCGTCGCCGCCCTGCCGGTCGAGGAGATGACCGGCGAGCGCGACGGTCAGCAACGCGACGCCGACGCCGGACCAGAGCAGCACCGTGAGCAGGCTCGGATGCTCCACGGCCGACAGTTCCGCCGCCGCCCCGAGCGCCGCGGCCAGCCCGCCGGCCAGCGACAGCCGGCGCACCCGCCGGCGCCGCAGCTCTCCGACGATCGCACGTCGCGTCCCGGCAGCACGCCCCACGCAGACCTCCATCGACCGATCTGGCGCTCCGAGCCTACCCACGACTACGGCGCTTCGGGCCCCTCGTAAACGCTGTCGCTGCCCCAGTCTCTACTTGGCTGTCGTTGCCGGAGTTCTGTCCCGCCATTCGGATCATCTCGACCCATCGGCGGATGATCGCGACGCCGGCGACCGCCGCATCGACTGCCGCGTCAAGCGCGGCCGGCAAGCTTCCCGATGGATCCGAGCAAAGGCGGTGACAGGTCTCTTCGAGTCGGTGATGCAGCCATGCGCTATCCGACCAGTCAGCGTCGGCACTTATCTGCTCACGCCACCGTTCGTGCGCGTCGGCCAGCCGACGGTGCGTCGCCCGCCAGTCCTGAATCGAGTGCGACCGCTGCTCGCGCCGTCGATCGAAGTACTCGTACTTGCTCACGAAGTCTTTGAAGGGTTTCCCCAGTTGGCCCGCCAGCGTCGCCATGGTTTCGGGAACGCCGTAGATGTCCGTCCCGGCCCACAAACCCGGCCTGCTGCCGCCGCCGAAGGATGTCCAGCAGTGAATCCGGCTCGGCCACGCGTCTCTCACCTCCGCAACTCCTTCATCGTGACCCGAACACGCAAGCGCCGCCGTGCCGAAGGGTGGAAGGTGACCAGCGGCTAGGCCCGGCTGCGGGACCGGCTGAAGTAGGTGATCGCCCACAGGACCACGCCGACGAGCAGCAGCACCCCGGCCACCCGGTAGTCGGCGGCGGCCCGGCCCGACAGCGGGCTGGCCAGGTACGCGCAGGCGACGGCGCCGATCACCGGGATGGCGGTCGGCGCGCGGAAGTGGCGGTGCTCCACCCGGTCGCGGCGCAGGATGAGCACCGCGACGTTGACGATGGTGAAGACGCAGAGCAGCAGCAGCGCGGTCGTGCCGCCGAGCGCCGTCAGGTCGGCGAACCAGATCAGCCCGAACGCGACCAGCGTGGTGAAGACGATGCCGACCCACGGCGTACGCCGGGTGGGGTGCACCCGGCCGAGCACGCGCGGCAGCACCCGCTCGTTGGCCATGCCGTAGAGCAGCCGGCTGGCCATCAGCATATTGATCAGTGCAGAATTCGCGACGGCGAACATTGTTATGAACGCGAAGACGGTCAGCGGGAACCCGGGCGCGCCGGCCTCGACCACCTTGAGCAGCGGCGCGTCGCCCTCGCTCAGGTCGGCGGGTGAGACGAGCGTGATCGCCGAGACCGCGACCAGCACGTAGATCAGCCCGGTGACGCAGAGGCCGGTGAGCATGACCTTGGGGAAGATCCGGACCGGGTCCTTTGTCTCCTCGGCCATGTTCACCGAGTCCTCGAAGCCGACCATCGCGAAGAACGCCAGCGCGGTGGCGGCGGTGACGGAGAAGAACGCGGTCTCGCCGGGCGGCGAGTTGAACTCGACGAGCCGCGAGACGTCGCCCTCGCCGCCGCCGAGCGCCCACGCGCCGATGCAGATGACGATCAGCAGGCCGGTCAGCTCGACGCAGGTGAGCAGGACGTTCAGCTTGACGCTCTCGCCGACGCCGCGGAAGTTGATCAGGGCGATGAGGGTCATGAAGCCGACCGCGACCGCGGTCAGCCCGGCACCCTCGCCGAGGGACAGGTCGAAGGCCTCGGCGAAGTTGCCGGCGAACGCCTTCGACGCGCTGGACGCCGAGGTCAGGCCCGAGCACATCACGGCGAAGGTGACCATGAAGGTCAGGAAGTGGACCCCGAACGCCTTGTGCGTGTACAGGGCCGCGCCGGCCGCCTGTGGATACTTGGTGACCAGCTCCAGGTAGCTGAACGCGGTGAGCAGCGCGACCACGAACGCGAGCAGGAACGGCAGCCACACCGCGCCGCCCACCTCGGCCGCGACCTTGCCGGTGAGCGCGTACACCCCGGTGCCGAGGATGTCGCCGACCACGAAGAGCAGCAGCAGCCAGGGTCCGATGACCCGCTTGAGGGCGGGCTGGTCGCGGTCGAGCGTGCCGGCCGGTGTTTCCGCGTCCGCCATAGCGCGTTCCTCCACGTCGACGTGCCCAGAGCCTCACGGTATGCGATCGTCGGAGTACGCGCCGCTCGTGAGGCTGTCCCGGCGCGCCGAGCACCGGAGGACGACATGCTCATCGTGCTGGCCACCAAGCCCGGCGCCGACCAGCCGTGGATCACCGACGCGGTGGCCCGGCTGTCCCGGCAGACCGGCGCCTCGGTGGCCGTGGTCGCCGTCGACCACGTCGAACTCGAGCGCTTCTCCGCGGCGCCGCGCACCGTCTTCATGCAGGGCGCCCGCGAGGCGGCCGAGGCGGCGGCGGGGCGGCTGAGCGCCGCGGGCATCGCGGCGGAGGCGGCGGTGCGCTCCGGCCGCACGCTGGAGGGCATCATGGCGTTCGCGGACGAGCGGAAGGCCGACCTGATCGTCGTCGGCGCCAGTACCCGCCCGGCGGTCGCCGAGCGGTTGCTCGGCAGCGTCCCTCTCGAACTGATCAAGAGGTCGACCCGGCCCGTCATGGTCGTCACACACCCCTGACCGCGTAAGCCCTTGCCTATTTCCCACTTTGACTATAGGAAATAGGGAGGACGCTGCGCGGACACCTGGGGCTGGCTTGAAATTTCTGCTGATCACTCTGATCACCCATCTGGACCCGGCGAAGACCACCCGCCAGCGGTTCCGCGAGGTCGTCGACAACGCGGTGCTCGCCGAGGAGCTGGGCTTCGACGGGTACGGCGTGGGGGAGCGCCACGAGCGGCCGTTCATCTCCTCGTCGCCGCCGGTGGTGCTGAGCCACATCGCCGCGCGGACCTCGCGGATCCGGCTGTTCACCGCGGTCACCACGCTGAGCCTGCTCGATCCGGTCCGCGCCTTCGAGGACTACGCGACGCTGGACAACCTCGCCGACGGCCGGCTCGAACTGATCATCGGCAAGGGTAACGGCACCGCGCAGGCCGAGCTGTTCAACGTGACCGCCGAGGACCAGTGGGACCGCAACCGCGAGTCGTACGAGCTGTTCCGCGAGCTGTGGCGCTCGCCGCGGGTGACCTGGCAGGGCCGCTTCCGCCCGCCGCTGCGGGACGCCGAGGCCCTGCCGCGGCCGTTGCAGCAGCCGATCCGGGTCTGGCACGGCAGCGCCACCAGCCGCGCCTCGGTCGAGCTCGCCGCGCGGTACGGCGACCCGCTCTTCTCGGCCAACGTCACCAACCCGATCGAGCCGTACGCCGAACTGATCCGCCACTACCGCGAACGCTGGGCATACCACGGCCACGATCCCGCCAAGGCCCTGGTCGGCGCGGGATCGGCCGGCTACTACGCGGCGCGGAGCTCGCAGGAGGCGCTCGAGACGTACCGGCCCGTCTTCGACGCCCGCCTCGCGGCCTTCACCCGGCTCGGGCTCACCCCGGTCTTCCCCACCCTGGAGGACGCCATCGAGCGCGGCTCCATCCTGGTCGGCAGCCCGCAGCAGATCGTCGACAAGGTGCACCGCTACCACGCCGAGTTCGGCCACGAGGTCATGCACCTGCACGCCGACGGCGACGGACTCACCGAGAAGCAGCACCGCGCCACCCTCGAGCTGTTCCAGAGTGACATCGCGCCCGTCCTGCGCCGGAGCCTACCCAGCCGACCGCTGGGAGGGGAGTAGCCATGCCCGTACCCCTGTCGATCCTCGACCTCGCCCCGGTGCTGTCCGGCGGCACCGCCGGCGACGCCCTGCGCCGCACCCTCGACCTGGCCCGGCACGCCGAGCAGTTCGGCTATGCCCGCTACTGGGTGGCCGAGCACCACTTCACCCCCGGCGTCGCCAGCTCGCAGCCGGCCCTGCTGCTCGGCCAGATCGCGGCCGTGACCGGGCACATCCGGCTCGGCTCCGGCGCGGTGCAGACCGGCCACCAGAGCGCGCTGTCCATCGTCGAGCAGTTCGGCCTGCTCGACGCGCTCCATCCGGGGCGCTTCGACCTCGGGCTGGGCCGCTCCGGGCAGCGCCGCAAGGAGGCGCTGACCGAGCTGGACGGCCCGCCACCGCCGC belongs to Amorphoplanes digitatis and includes:
- a CDS encoding TOMM precursor leader peptide-binding protein, producing MYHLIVTPVGPFGYAVAERLRDLCHDIEVAGAPAGSVAPPPVPDPERPSGPRLNLLVAWRRVPLMEREFDEESFRSGQPWLPVVLDHPVLEIGPVVVPGAGACHGCYLRRRTQHDPARAVRAAVENHYDSDAVAGPAGYLPSTALFAAAAAADVVDRLRNSPEDEAGRVRQIDVPTQQVRSGRVVGVHGCPRCGLGRPEATRSYERLPELLSGVWK
- a CDS encoding nitroreductase family protein, translating into MIGTEEATRHEGRMSAATMAHVVAADPQFQVPVRPCLVPGLVRVALDDGMAFVGSGNRQSALRGRTATTLIPRLLPALDGTRTVEELAALHTDVSERTIRACVSLLYISGLLQDGPAGAEVGLIPNEVVGYLGRNLDTTRVNRNRNEACERLAQARVLIAGPESLTGRLRAELTASGVDAHPWTGPAESIGAGDLVVAVDDGDAAALAELDDACRRAGVAWLRTAAGERTVEVGPLFDARHTGCYACFAAERPGPAGVPSPARAAAWAALIGTEIVHLLSRVGVTSSMSGAVVFDLGDWTQSMVGAYRRPGCLLCLPTRAPADGPALAYVYEQSVAFPPHEWLNPKDHQVHYRPANAALQRYNKEYQGAPRVALNGGRPGTAPGLTTTDLSALLLRTAGLREGGPAAEPGQVDRWAPTGGNLGSVQAYLLALDVAGLEPGWYFYQRGDHSLARIRARRPDDGEAAAVCPELAGERPAALVVLTGALGVVAAKYHDFSYRLLCLDAGVALAQLSALAPGYGMSARIADRWDDLALAAALRLEDGVEPVTAVVAINRRNDDDTER
- a CDS encoding nitroreductase family protein, which codes for MTQSVETPVVPGLLERLLADTRLDAAASARPRHPVPAELRRAPQDGPLTELPPPAAPRAALDDVLLERTAVRDYAQTPLSAADLSAVLSAADRMDAGGWPAERAAGVDLELYCASWRVTGVDTGLYRYLPGRSALCRVASLPDGPQAEELVIQREFARAAALVVITGNLAAALARNGSHGHRLLLTRAGAAGHAAWLAALRHDLVGTVFAGLLPHVLRERAAADGYHRAALFAFAVGRPPART
- a CDS encoding PqqD family protein, whose protein sequence is MSAESMTEAVPAWLDQPVELAPEVTLVDGANGHSMLFNAETGIYVRLSRTGARVVPLLDGSRTGAALLEAARRSRGPDGVRDRAPALLTFLNDLRAAGVLMEPPEPLRGSQLLVARAIAMTPKVRIPVRQLNRMLRPPAMVLARFPRTATVAGVLLAVAALTAVVLAMTLPAPFVYTGPPWVLIVVVLLVQATVHEMGHATVCLTLGVPVREAGIKLLFLLIPMTYVDRTDAYRLKSRFSRSAVALVGPLIDVTAMGLTALLIILDPVQFAELRWLLGFQLFLIVTNLNPLLPVSDGHHAMEAALGELNLRGRAFTYLGHILFRLPLPGVHQTMSVTRRGMYLAFGAISGGYLLFVCTMIAINYWKLYVMATN
- a CDS encoding APC family permease, which gives rise to MADAETPAGTLDRDQPALKRVIGPWLLLLFVVGDILGTGVYALTGKVAAEVGGAVWLPFLLAFVVALLTAFSYLELVTKYPQAAGAALYTHKAFGVHFLTFMVTFAVMCSGLTSASSASKAFAGNFAEAFDLSLGEGAGLTAVAVGFMTLIALINFRGVGESVKLNVLLTCVELTGLLIVICIGAWALGGGEGDVSRLVEFNSPPGETAFFSVTAATALAFFAMVGFEDSVNMAEETKDPVRIFPKVMLTGLCVTGLIYVLVAVSAITLVSPADLSEGDAPLLKVVEAGAPGFPLTVFAFITMFAVANSALINMLMASRLLYGMANERVLPRVLGRVHPTRRTPWVGIVFTTLVAFGLIWFADLTALGGTTALLLLCVFTIVNVAVLILRRDRVEHRHFRAPTAIPVIGAVACAYLASPLSGRAAADYRVAGVLLLVGVVLWAITYFSRSRSRA
- a CDS encoding universal stress protein, which encodes MLIVLATKPGADQPWITDAVARLSRQTGASVAVVAVDHVELERFSAAPRTVFMQGAREAAEAAAGRLSAAGIAAEAAVRSGRTLEGIMAFADERKADLIVVGASTRPAVAERLLGSVPLELIKRSTRPVMVVTHP
- a CDS encoding LLM class flavin-dependent oxidoreductase, with translation MKFLLITLITHLDPAKTTRQRFREVVDNAVLAEELGFDGYGVGERHERPFISSSPPVVLSHIAARTSRIRLFTAVTTLSLLDPVRAFEDYATLDNLADGRLELIIGKGNGTAQAELFNVTAEDQWDRNRESYELFRELWRSPRVTWQGRFRPPLRDAEALPRPLQQPIRVWHGSATSRASVELAARYGDPLFSANVTNPIEPYAELIRHYRERWAYHGHDPAKALVGAGSAGYYAARSSQEALETYRPVFDARLAAFTRLGLTPVFPTLEDAIERGSILVGSPQQIVDKVHRYHAEFGHEVMHLHADGDGLTEKQHRATLELFQSDIAPVLRRSLPSRPLGGE